From the genome of bacterium, one region includes:
- a CDS encoding helix-turn-helix domain-containing protein: protein MIFVKILTEEEQEELTLLSRRPPSACLWRRVRIIQLSAKKVSVPNIADALQMSKKKVRYWIRRYEKEGISGLYSRPRQGRH, encoded by the coding sequence ATGATCTTTGTCAAAATATTAACTGAAGAAGAGCAAGAAGAATTGACTCTTCTCTCTCGAAGGCCTCCCTCTGCATGTCTCTGGCGGCGCGTTAGAATAATTCAGTTATCAGCTAAGAAGGTTTCTGTACCAAACATTGCTGATGCTTTGCAGATGTCTAAGAAAAAAGTCCGCTACTGGATACGTCGCTATGAGAAAGAGGGAATTTCAGGGTTATATAGCCGTCCTCGACAGGGACGGCATTAA
- a CDS encoding endonuclease III domain-containing protein — protein sequence MSINKKQGSQKEQVLNWIYERLFKAFGPRHWWPGDTPFEIIIGAILTQNTAWTNVEKAINNLKEHNLLEPEKLKEIPQDELSTLIKPAGYYQLKAKRLKAFIEFLFARYLGNLDQMFKGEMWELRAELLTVNGIGLETADSILLYAGNKPVFVVDAYTRRILTRHNLINEKASYSQIQNLFMLNLPHDVQVFNEFHALIVQLGKEICKTKPDCPNCPLISLSKSP from the coding sequence ATGTCAATTAATAAAAAACAAGGTAGTCAAAAAGAGCAAGTTCTTAATTGGATTTATGAGCGGCTTTTTAAGGCTTTTGGACCACGACACTGGTGGCCTGGAGACACACCTTTTGAGATAATCATTGGGGCTATTCTAACCCAAAATACTGCTTGGACAAATGTCGAAAAAGCAATTAACAACCTGAAAGAACATAACTTATTAGAACCTGAAAAATTAAAAGAAATCCCTCAAGACGAACTATCCACATTAATTAAACCAGCGGGATATTACCAACTCAAGGCTAAAAGACTAAAGGCGTTTATTGAATTCCTGTTTGCCCGCTATTTGGGTAATTTAGACCAGATGTTTAAAGGAGAAATGTGGGAACTACGGGCTGAACTTTTAACGGTAAATGGGATTGGATTAGAAACCGCAGATTCTATCTTGTTATATGCCGGGAATAAACCTGTTTTTGTCGTTGATGCCTATACAAGAAGAATTTTAACCCGACATAATCTCATTAATGAAAAAGCCTCATATTCCCAGATTCAAAACCTATTTATGCTCAACTTACCTCATGATGTGCAGGTATTTAATGAATTCCACGCCTTGATTGTTCAACTGGGAAAAGAGATATGTAAGACAAAACCTGATTGTCCCAATTGCCCACTCATTTCTCTATCAAAATCCCCATAG
- a CDS encoding HD domain-containing phosphohydrolase, whose amino-acid sequence MKEKNGEKMTKDEKLISRIKELEKELDNVTEALSTAYEELSLLYDVTNSLGTMLNVDRLPVEILIKAMNVLETKYGYLMLFDEEDYKLKIRAEIGFSPEKLNRFKTEFIAEEGVSGQAIREGRYIIHSNIQSSKNIHEHILGINNLLCVPLKYKDEPIGVIVLGDKISGEPFFTPDAKLLFALGTLVSSTIQNARLFCQLQDLFITTVSSLSSAIDEKDTYTEGHSQRVTEFSLDIARALKMSEKDKNILELTARLHDVGKIGISEAILDKPGKLNDDEWRIMKEHPLKGVKILQPAEDMKRTLAAVREARLLIPKEDMVKIVPGIKHHHERYDGKGYPDGLQGEEIPLMARIIAVADAFDAMTSKRAYREAMTEEQAIDELVKNAGYQHDPNLIETFIQTRKNKKS is encoded by the coding sequence ATGAAAGAAAAAAATGGAGAGAAAATGACTAAAGATGAAAAACTCATTTCAAGAATTAAAGAATTAGAAAAGGAATTAGATAATGTTACCGAAGCATTATCCACGGCTTATGAAGAATTATCTCTATTATATGATGTTACCAATAGTCTTGGAACAATGCTCAATGTCGATAGGTTACCTGTAGAAATTCTGATTAAAGCGATGAATGTTTTAGAAACTAAATATGGCTATTTAATGTTATTTGATGAAGAAGACTATAAACTAAAGATCCGAGCCGAGATAGGTTTTTCACCAGAGAAATTAAACAGGTTTAAAACTGAATTTATTGCTGAAGAAGGTGTTTCGGGCCAGGCAATAAGAGAGGGAAGATATATTATCCATAGTAATATCCAATCTTCTAAAAATATTCATGAACATATTTTAGGAATTAATAATCTTTTATGTGTGCCACTAAAATATAAGGATGAGCCAATTGGAGTGATAGTTTTAGGCGATAAGATTTCAGGTGAACCTTTTTTTACCCCGGATGCCAAACTTCTTTTTGCTTTAGGAACTTTAGTCTCCTCTACTATTCAAAATGCCCGTCTTTTTTGTCAACTTCAAGATTTGTTTATCACCACAGTAAGTTCTCTCTCATCAGCTATTGACGAGAAAGATACCTATACAGAAGGTCATTCGCAACGAGTGACTGAATTTTCACTGGATATTGCTCGGGCATTAAAGATGTCTGAAAAGGATAAAAATATTCTGGAATTAACTGCCAGATTACATGATGTGGGTAAAATTGGTATCTCGGAAGCTATCTTAGATAAACCTGGCAAGTTAAATGATGACGAATGGAGAATAATGAAGGAACATCCGCTAAAGGGAGTTAAAATCCTTCAGCCAGCTGAAGATATGAAAAGAACATTAGCCGCAGTTAGAGAAGCACGGTTACTTATTCCAAAAGAAGATATGGTAAAGATTGTTCCGGGAATTAAACACCATCATGAAAGATATGATGGTAAAGGCTATCCTGATGGATTACAGGGAGAGGAAATCCCATTAATGGCAAGGATAATTGCAGTTGCGGATGCATTTGATGCAATGACCTCTAAAAGGGCATATCGTGAGGCAATGACTGAAGAACAGGCAATAGATGAATTAGTTAAAAATGCCGGGTATCAACATGACCCAAACCTCATAGAGACATTTATCCAGACGAGAAAAAATAAAAAATCATAA
- a CDS encoding prepilin-type N-terminal cleavage/methylation domain-containing protein gives MLKKMLKNKKGFTLVELMIVVLILAILLLIIVARIPQVLTRSREAKTKDHLANLRVAINNYYSTNPGIFPKSLDNTPHNIGGQDVPAFVPNYMLEIPKARLRSHPPSGANPNSNNVKVIDTQKELMTAQDIADSNIGGWIYSSTTGEIRVNCNDLDSREKIYYSNYGHEEKE, from the coding sequence ATGTTAAAAAAAATGTTAAAAAATAAAAAGGGATTTACTTTAGTGGAGTTGATGATAGTAGTGCTCATCTTAGCCATTTTACTCTTAATTATCGTGGCAAGAATACCTCAAGTTCTGACACGGTCAAGGGAGGCAAAAACAAAGGACCATCTGGCTAATCTACGGGTAGCAATTAATAACTATTATAGTACCAATCCGGGAATTTTCCCAAAAAGCCTTGATAATACTCCGCATAATATTGGTGGGCAGGATGTGCCTGCTTTTGTCCCAAATTATATGCTAGAAATCCCAAAGGCGAGATTAAGGTCTCATCCCCCCAGTGGTGCTAATCCCAATTCTAACAATGTTAAGGTTATTGATACACAAAAAGAACTGATGACGGCTCAAGATATAGCAGATAGTAATATCGGCGGCTGGATATACAGTTCAACTACCGGCGAGATCAGAGTTAATTGTAATGACTTAGATAGCCGGGAAAAGATATATTATTCAAATTATGGGCATGAGGAAAAGGAATAG
- the sepS gene encoding O-phosphoserine--tRNA ligase, whose amino-acid sequence MEYNIRKIKEKAKKDFEQTWLETAKLVNLSGRKMLWEQPTRGKEHPIISLNLKFREVFLRLGLDEIINPAIIEEGEVYRQYGPEAPVILDRIFYLAGLPRPDIGISNRKIEEIKKIIPDFKKEKNIEEVFRAFKKGTIESDDLIEELVKNLDIKEEIATLIIDRVFPEFKALKPIPTKFTLRSHMTAAWFNYLSKNQTKIPVKLFSIGSRFRREQRLDPHHLYESTSASVVIMNDEITAEDGIEFTKMVLFELGFGKPEFIKKKVTSKYYTPGSEYEVYSQIGTQQIEVANIGFYSPVALANYDIKYPVFNLGFGVERLAMLEQKVSDIRTLVYGEEQKLTDEDITQELTVEGFPTTAMGEKLAQSLIETATLHKDDIGPVEILAYQDEQIKVWVYNWDVGKPMLSFAAFNEIYVYEGNIIGLSSQLQKGKLSNLANLARVDGIKTNLIYLNNIVNGFVAKLEKAIKEGKNTIDERYKMAKRPSEINLFIPDFVNRYITANNKKIEVGGPLFFGLKAQIKNC is encoded by the coding sequence ATGGAATATAATATAAGAAAAATTAAGGAAAAGGCTAAAAAGGATTTTGAACAAACATGGTTAGAAACAGCAAAATTAGTTAATTTAAGCGGACGAAAAATGCTCTGGGAACAACCCACTCGAGGTAAAGAACATCCGATTATTTCACTTAATCTAAAATTCCGTGAGGTATTCTTACGACTTGGATTAGATGAAATAATAAATCCAGCGATTATTGAGGAAGGCGAGGTATATCGTCAGTATGGACCAGAGGCACCGGTGATTTTAGATAGGATATTTTACCTGGCAGGCTTACCAAGACCTGATATTGGCATTAGTAATCGTAAGATTGAGGAAATAAAAAAGATTATACCTGATTTTAAAAAAGAAAAAAACATAGAAGAGGTATTCCGTGCCTTTAAAAAAGGAACAATAGAAAGTGATGACTTGATTGAGGAATTAGTCAAAAATCTTGATATTAAAGAAGAAATAGCGACTTTAATCATTGACCGGGTTTTTCCAGAATTTAAGGCGTTAAAACCAATTCCAACTAAATTTACCTTACGCTCACATATGACCGCGGCATGGTTTAATTATTTATCTAAAAATCAAACTAAAATTCCGGTGAAACTTTTTTCCATTGGTTCACGATTTAGACGGGAACAAAGACTTGACCCGCATCATTTATACGAAAGCACATCTGCCTCAGTCGTAATTATGAATGATGAAATAACCGCAGAAGATGGAATTGAATTTACTAAAATGGTCTTATTTGAACTGGGGTTTGGCAAACCCGAATTTATTAAAAAGAAGGTTACGAGTAAATACTACACACCAGGTTCAGAATATGAGGTCTATTCGCAAATAGGAACTCAACAGATTGAAGTGGCTAATATTGGATTTTATTCCCCGGTGGCATTGGCAAATTATGATATTAAATACCCTGTATTTAACTTAGGTTTTGGGGTAGAAAGATTAGCCATGCTTGAACAAAAGGTATCTGATATACGAACTTTAGTCTATGGGGAAGAACAAAAATTAACTGATGAAGATATTACTCAAGAACTAACCGTAGAAGGATTTCCAACAACGGCTATGGGGGAAAAATTAGCTCAATCGTTAATTGAAACTGCAACTTTGCATAAGGATGATATTGGACCTGTAGAAATTTTAGCATATCAAGATGAACAGATAAAAGTTTGGGTCTATAATTGGGATGTGGGAAAACCAATGCTTTCTTTTGCCGCTTTTAATGAAATATATGTCTATGAAGGCAATATCATAGGATTATCGAGCCAATTACAAAAAGGGAAATTAAGCAATCTGGCTAATTTAGCTCGAGTAGATGGAATTAAGACTAACTTAATCTATTTGAATAATATTGTCAATGGCTTTGTGGCTAAATTAGAAAAGGCAATTAAAGAAGGTAAAAATACCATTGATGAACGCTACAAAATGGCTAAACGCCCCAGTGAGATTAACCTTTTTATCCCTGATTTTGTAAATCGATATATTACAGCTAATAACAAAAAAATAGAGGTAGGTGGACCATTGTTTTTTGGACTAAAAGCACAAATAAAAAATTGTTGA